The following are encoded together in the Pseudomonas xantholysinigenes genome:
- a CDS encoding HIT family protein → MHIPPRLIVHESTHWMLNHRVDSALPGYLILSAKQLTNSLAALPAQALAELGSLQASIQQAIETHLHPQRLYIGRFGHDAGHSIHFHFIPIYAWVETLFWQDDRYRSLQAFGSLDDNTPQTDGAELTLFVWREYCERPDPPLVQGPSIDQAIAGLRTLLAASAMGS, encoded by the coding sequence ATGCACATACCGCCTCGCCTCATCGTTCATGAGTCAACGCACTGGATGCTGAACCACCGGGTTGACAGTGCGCTGCCTGGTTATCTGATACTCAGCGCAAAACAGCTGACGAACTCATTGGCCGCACTGCCCGCACAAGCACTCGCGGAGTTGGGGTCACTGCAGGCAAGCATCCAACAGGCCATCGAAACGCACCTGCATCCACAACGCCTGTATATCGGGCGTTTTGGCCATGATGCCGGGCACTCCATTCATTTTCACTTCATACCGATTTACGCGTGGGTCGAAACCCTGTTCTGGCAAGACGACAGGTACAGGTCACTCCAGGCTTTTGGCTCGCTCGATGACAATACCCCGCAAACAGACGGCGCGGAGCTGACCCTGTTCGTATGGCGCGAGTACTGCGAACGGCCTGATCCACCGCTGGTACAGGGCCCATCCATCGATCAAGCCATCGCCGGCTTGCGCACGCTGCTTGCGGCCAGCGCCATGGGATCCTGA
- a CDS encoding peptidase C39 family protein yields MLPKLPMPRAPRRLLIACLAVAALAGCASTPSTTLKSLPQRVEISSVPFYGGNANHSGSMALAAMLSRQGAPITPGLLDKPLGLPQAADTLQTAIPKVAREYGMLVYPLDARLDALLMQVAAGYPVLLRYQEGSAWWSEPRYAVLIGYDRYKQRVLLRSGTHRRQLMEFADFESAWAKEGKWAILLQSPRQLPAQVDRQRWLQAADELARAGQEIAAKQAITSLGH; encoded by the coding sequence CGCCGTCTGCTGATCGCCTGCCTGGCGGTCGCGGCACTGGCCGGCTGCGCCAGCACACCGTCGACCACGCTCAAGAGCCTGCCGCAGCGGGTCGAGATCAGCAGCGTGCCGTTCTATGGTGGCAATGCCAATCACAGCGGTTCGATGGCCTTGGCGGCGATGTTGTCGCGCCAGGGCGCGCCGATCACGCCCGGGCTGCTGGACAAACCGTTGGGCCTGCCGCAAGCGGCCGACACGCTGCAGACCGCGATTCCCAAGGTGGCGCGGGAGTACGGCATGCTGGTGTACCCGCTGGACGCGCGGCTCGATGCCTTGTTGATGCAGGTGGCGGCTGGTTATCCGGTGTTGCTGCGCTACCAGGAGGGATCGGCCTGGTGGAGCGAGCCGCGTTATGCCGTGCTGATCGGTTACGACCGCTACAAGCAGCGTGTGTTGTTGCGTTCGGGCACGCATCGGCGCCAGCTGATGGAGTTCGCCGATTTCGAGTCGGCCTGGGCCAAGGAGGGCAAGTGGGCGATATTGCTGCAGTCGCCGCGGCAGTTGCCGGCGCAGGTCGATCGCCAGCGTTGGTTGCAGGCGGCGGATGAACTGGCCCGTGCAGGGCAGGAGATCGCGGCGAAGCAGGCGATCACCAGCCTCGGGCATTGA
- a CDS encoding NAD(P)/FAD-dependent oxidoreductase, which translates to MANTPYPQSYYAASANPVPPRPALQGEVETDVCIIGAGYTGLSSALFLLENGFKVSIVEAAKVGFGASGRNGGQIVNSYSRDIDVIERTVGPKQAQLLGQMAFEGGRIIRERVAKYNIQCDLKDGGVFAALTSKQMGHLESQKRLWERFGHNQLELMDQKRIREVVACDSYVGGMLDMSGGHIHPLNLALGEAAAVESLGGIIYEQSPAVRIERGANPVVHTPQGKVRAKFIIVAGNAYLGNLVPELAAKSMPCGTQVITTEPLGDELARTLLPQDYCVEDCNYLLDYYRLTGDKRLIFGGGVVYGARDPANIEAIIRPKMLKAFPQLKNVKIDYAWTGNFLLTLSRLPQVGRIGDNIYYSQGCSGHGVTYTHLAGKVLAEALRGQAERFDAFAGLPHYPFPGGQMLRVPFSAIGAWYYSLRDRLGF; encoded by the coding sequence ATGGCCAACACCCCCTACCCCCAGTCCTACTACGCCGCCTCGGCCAACCCGGTGCCGCCACGTCCGGCGCTGCAGGGTGAGGTGGAAACCGATGTATGCATCATCGGTGCCGGCTACACCGGCCTGTCCAGCGCCCTGTTCCTGCTGGAAAACGGCTTCAAGGTGAGCATCGTCGAAGCGGCCAAGGTCGGCTTCGGCGCCTCGGGCCGCAATGGCGGCCAGATCGTCAACAGCTACAGCCGCGACATCGACGTCATCGAGCGCACCGTCGGCCCCAAGCAGGCGCAACTGCTGGGCCAGATGGCCTTCGAGGGCGGCCGCATCATCCGCGAGCGCGTGGCCAAGTACAACATCCAGTGCGACCTGAAGGACGGCGGCGTGTTCGCCGCGCTGACCAGCAAGCAGATGGGCCACCTGGAATCGCAGAAACGCCTGTGGGAACGCTTCGGCCACAACCAGCTTGAGCTGATGGACCAGAAGCGCATCCGCGAAGTGGTGGCCTGCGACAGCTATGTCGGCGGCATGCTCGACATGAGCGGCGGCCACATCCACCCGTTGAACCTGGCCCTGGGCGAAGCCGCCGCGGTCGAGTCACTGGGCGGCATCATCTACGAACAGTCCCCGGCCGTGCGCATCGAGCGCGGCGCCAACCCGGTGGTGCACACCCCGCAAGGTAAAGTACGCGCCAAGTTCATCATCGTTGCCGGCAACGCCTACCTGGGCAACCTGGTGCCGGAGCTGGCCGCCAAGTCCATGCCGTGCGGCACCCAGGTGATCACCACCGAGCCTCTGGGCGACGAGCTGGCGCGCACTTTGCTGCCGCAGGACTACTGCGTCGAGGACTGCAACTACCTGCTCGACTACTACCGCCTGACCGGCGACAAGCGCCTGATCTTCGGCGGCGGCGTGGTCTACGGCGCGCGCGACCCGGCGAACATCGAGGCGATCATCCGACCGAAGATGCTCAAAGCCTTCCCGCAACTGAAGAACGTCAAGATCGACTACGCCTGGACCGGCAACTTCCTGCTGACCCTGTCGCGCCTGCCACAGGTCGGCCGGATCGGCGACAACATCTATTACTCCCAGGGTTGCTCGGGCCATGGCGTGACCTACACCCACCTGGCGGGCAAGGTCCTGGCCGAGGCCCTGCGTGGCCAGGCCGAACGCTTCGACGCGTTCGCCGGCCTGCCGCACTACCCGTTCCCGGGCGGGCAGATGCTGCGCGTGCCGTTCAGCGCCATCGGTGCCTGGTACTACAGCCTGCGCGATCGTCTGGGCTTCTAA